ATCGCTGGCGGATTTTTATCTAAAGAAAAATAACGCGGGAATTGTAAGCCCGGGCACAAGGGAAGGTGAACTTGATTATGATTTTCAGACATATGCCGACGGTTATACCGCAAAAATGAAAGGTGTCAGCAGAAAGTGGTTTTCCGGATGGTGTATGTTTATAGCTTCAGACAGGTTTGAAAAAGTGGGATTATTCTCCGAAGAGTTTGGAATAGGTATAGGAGAGGATATGGATTTTTATCTGCGGCTTAAAAAATATGGTTTTGAATCATATATTACCGGTTCGTCATTCATCCATCACTTTGGCAGCAGGACTGTTAAGGAGGTTAAGGAAAATGAAGGTGATGCGTTTGAAAAAGAAAACATAAAAAAACTTAAAGAAAAATGGGGGAATAAGTCTTATCTGGTGCGCAGGTTTGAAAAACTTTCGGCTTCAATTGATAAGAGGATAATGAAAGCCGTTTATGGGCACAATCTGGTGGAAAAACCTTAAGGGATCAAACGGTCTTTTTATTTTTAAACAGGCCGTAAAAAGAAAGCCCGTCCTTATCAAACAGAAAAATACAGCCCGCCATCCCAAGCAGCACAAGGTCGCGGATTATGGCAAATATGCCCACTTTATCCGGCAGCCCTATCATCAGGTCAAAACACCCGCATTCCATGTCAAAGCCGCGCAGCCACGCCTGTGTTATGGCAATTGTATAAACCACAAGAAGGCCGCTTAATATGAAAGCGGAACTTTTTGAATAAACATCAACAAGAAGCAGGATGCCGCAGATAAGCTGAAGCCATGGAATTACAACGGCAAGCGGGAAGAGCATAATTTCAGGTATCATTTTATATGAACCGATAGCTTTAGAAAATTCCTCGGGTTCGAATACTTTTGTTACGCTTGAAAGGACAAAGACAAGCCCT
The Candidatus Goldiibacteriota bacterium HGW-Goldbacteria-1 DNA segment above includes these coding regions:
- a CDS encoding glycosyltransferase family 2 protein, which codes for MKISIVVPLLNQIKYTKKCFASIKANTDDIAYEIIAVDNGSADGTVEYLKKQKIKFIENGKNLGVAKAWNQGVRAASGQMVCIINNDIIAGRGWLSSLADFYLKKNNAGIVSPGTREGELDYDFQTYADGYTAKMKGVSRKWFSGWCMFIASDRFEKVGLFSEEFGIGIGEDMDFYLRLKKYGFESYITGSSFIHHFGSRTVKEVKENEGDAFEKENIKKLKEKWGNKSYLVRRFEKLSASIDKRIMKAVYGHNLVEKP